A single region of the Biomphalaria glabrata chromosome 15, xgBioGlab47.1, whole genome shotgun sequence genome encodes:
- the LOC106066692 gene encoding uncharacterized protein LOC106066692, whose protein sequence is MPLQDPCQKFACDLQSCLRVNDYQEWKCQHVIQALYDCCSNCGKGNSVVCSGINCNSNPIAQNTSLRYSEGKILPDEPTFLANTPTILSLESMKPENINPESVDEFVDNMPTVLQPSIQAIEISKTDTDKKTKKSNKLNVKKF, encoded by the exons ATGCCTCTGCAAGATCCTTGCCAAAAGTTTGCATGTGATTTGCAATCTTGCCTCAGGG TGAATGATTACCAAGAATGGAAGTGTCAACATGTTATACAAGCCCTGTACGACTGCTGTTCCAATTGTGGCAAAGGAAACTCAGTTGTGTGCTCAGGTATAAACTGCAATTCTAATCCTATTGCTCAGAATACATCACTTAGGTATTCAGAGGGTAAAATACTTCCCGATGAGCCAACCTTCTTAGCTAATACTCCAACCATTCTTTCCTTGGAATCCATGAAGCCTGAAAATATCAATCCTGAATCAGTTGACGAATTTGTGGATAATATGCCAACAGTTCTTCAGCCTTCCATTCAAGCCATTGAAATTAGTAAGACAGACActgacaaaaaaactaaaaagtcCAATAAGTTGaatgttaaaaaattttaa